The following are from one region of the Rattus rattus isolate New Zealand chromosome 13, Rrattus_CSIRO_v1, whole genome shotgun sequence genome:
- the LOC116915007 gene encoding LOW QUALITY PROTEIN: uncharacterized protein LOC116915007 (The sequence of the model RefSeq protein was modified relative to this genomic sequence to represent the inferred CDS: substituted 1 base at 1 genomic stop codon): MVTPTAFGNFLQFPLGSQTGMFRQLLRLFWKESGEQGETTPRWKXADLLSSKTGRMKSFWGRLGESWAELGNFLEEVGLRCAFCYTFQGEGSYNKCSFPPMGHQICKFTWVYLSTGFGRKASSQTVISQQEECLKELEELKFEIQKCQFERDELYQILDLYIYDDWDYRLDIELPISQSEHEMRMMAMQMMTNSKSYAVEKYKELIQVNSSYHNTHFQFLREWTQLKNNIRILLNENRQLLVEQTKLPASYEKAKRFCEEASNYICVPRAKQQQVGLGLRDRFSSCFIINIDKPM, encoded by the exons ATGGTGACACCAACTGCCTTTGGGAATTTCCTTCAGTTCCCTTTGGGTTCACAAACAGGCATGTTTCGCCAGCTGCTCAGGCTATTTTGGAAGGAGAGTGGAGAACAAGGAGAGACCACTCCAAGGTGGAAGTAAGCTGACCTCCTGTCTAGTAAAACAGGAAGGATGAAATCATTCTGGGGAAGACTTGGTGAGTCCTGGGCAGAGTTGGGGAACTTCCTCGAGGAGGTAGGTTTGAGATGTGCCTTCT GTTATACGTTTCAGGGCGAGGGCTCCTATAATA AATGCTCTTTTCCTCCCATGGGCCATCAAATATGCAAATTCACTTGGGTTTATCTATCTACAGGTTTTGGTAGGAAGGCATCATCCCAAACTGTCATCAGTCAGCAAGAGGAGTGTCTAAAGGAACTGGAGGAACTCAAATTTGAAATCCAGAAGTGTCAATTTGAGAGGGATGAACTTTATCAAATCCTGGACCTTTATATCTATGATGATTGGGACTACAG GCTGGATATCGAATTGCCAATAAGTCAATCAGAACATGAGATGAGAATGATGGCTATGCAAATGATGACCAACTCAAAAAGTTATGCCGTGGAGAAGTACAAGGAGCTCATACAAGTGAACAGTTCCTACCA CAACACACACTTCCAATTCCTGCGTGAATGGACTCAATTGAAGAACAATATAAGGATTTTGCTGAATGAGAACAGACAACTGCTGGTGGAGCAGACTAAACTGCCAGCATCCTATGAGAAAGCAAAGAGGTTCTGTGAGGAGGCCAGCAATTACATCTGTGTCCCCAGAGCCAAGCAACAGCAAGTAGGGTTAGGCCTCAGGGACAGGTTCTCCTCATGTTTTATCATAAACATAGACAAACCAATGTAA